In Gossypium hirsutum isolate 1008001.06 chromosome D06, Gossypium_hirsutum_v2.1, whole genome shotgun sequence, one genomic interval encodes:
- the LOC107900202 gene encoding DNA-directed RNA polymerases II, IV and V subunit 3-like — translation MQSKVKQIIEEYSDVGFLGIEDLDSCSDLLEHHMFHVVVVDPEAYTYDDEVLKKAEAMGKPGLVEIYAKEDSFIFTVESTGAIKASQLVLNAIEILKQKLDAVRLSEDTVEADDQFGELGAHMQGR, via the exons ATGCAGAGTAAAGTGAAGCAAATTATTGAAGAGTATTCTGACGTGGGTTTCTTAGGCATTGAAGATTTAG ATAGCTGTTCTGACTTGCTTGAGCATCATATGTTTCAT gTTGTGGTGGTTGATCCAGAGGCGTATACCTATGACGATGAGGTGCTAAAGAAAGCTGAAGCTATGGGCAAGCCAGGTCTTGTGGAGATATATGCCAAAGAAGACAGTTTCATCTTTACAGTTGAATCCACTGGTGCGATCAAAGCTTCTCAGTTGGTTCTTAATGCTATAGAAATCTTGAAACAGAAGCTGGATGCAGTTCGCCTGTCTGAGGATACTGTGGAAGCTGATGATCAGTTTGGTGAACTAGGTGCCCATATGCAAGGAAGATGA